One Streptomonospora salina genomic window, GCTGCATGTGGAGCACTTCCGGTACTCGGGGTCGTCGGCGTTCCGGTCGGGGATGACCTCGCCCAGGACTCGGGGCTCGTTGTAGGCGATCAGGTCTCGCTCGTCGTCCATGCCGGTGCTCCCCTTCGATTTCGCTCGGGCCTCAGTGTTCCGGAGGGCGGCGCCATGGTCGTGTCCACTGTCACTTGTCGTCGTCCGGGGCGCTGCCGGTGATCCGCGATGCCGGCCACGTGTGCGTGCGTCGCATGCCCTCGATCCGGACCACGCCATCGGGATGTCGGCTGTCGGGGACTCAGGCGGGGGTCGGCTCCGGCGCGGTAGTGCCGAAGGGGCCGTAGGTTTCGCCGCCGATTCGTGCGGCTTCGTCGATGTAGCGGGCCAACGCCTCTCGGGAGCGGGTCAGTGTGTCTACCCGCTCGTCCAAGCGGCTCAGCCGGGTCCGCATGGCCGCCAGAAGCTCCGGGCAGCCGACGAGATCGGGGGTTTCCCCGGTTGCGCACGGCAGCAGGTAGGCGATGTCGTCGGTCGACAATCCGGCGTCGAGGAGGTGCCGGATCTGCTTGACCTTGACGACGTCCGCCTGGCCGTACACCCGGTATCCGGCCGCGGTGCGGTCCGGCTCCAGCAGTCCCTGTGCTTCGTAGTACCGCAACTGATGGGCGTTGGCCTCGGTCTGGCGACTCAACTCTCCGATGTGCAACGTTCCTCCTTGACCTTCAGACCGGTATCAACGTTCACCATGCCGCTATGACTTCGCAACCGGATTCCGACGTGACGATCATCGGCCTCGGTCTCATGGGCAGGGCGCTGGCAGGCGCGCTTCTCAAGGCGGGAAACCGGGTCACCGTGTGGAACCGCACGGCCGCCAAAGCAGAGGGGCTTCTGGCTCAGGGGGCGCTGCTCGCCGACTCCGCCGGAAACGCGGTCAAGGCGAGCCCGGTGACCATCGCGTGCGTCTCCGACTACCGGGCACTGCAGCAGGCGTTCACTCCGGACTCCGCTGAGCTCGATGGTCGGCTCCTGGTCAACCTGGCGTCGGGCGATTCGGCGCAGGCCCGCGAGATGGCCCGATGGGCCGAACGACGTGGTGCCCGTTATCTCGACGGTGCGATCATGGCAGTCCCGGCGACCGTCGGCACCGCCGAGGCGGTGATTCTGCTGAGCGGCCCCAAGACCGCCGTGGACCGTCAGCGGGCCGTCCTCGACACGCTCGGAACCGCCACCTATCTCGGTGCGGACCACGGCCTGTCCGCTCTGTACGACGCCGCCGGCCTGAGCATGATGTGGGGCGTCCTCAACGCCTGGCTCCATGGCGTCGCCCTGCTTGCGACCGCTGACATCGCCGCCGCCGCCTACACCCCGTTCGCGGTGCAGATGGCGCACGGAACCGTCGGGTGGCTGGCAGGTTATGCCGACCAGGTCGACAGTGGAACGTACCCGCCCGACGACGCGACGCTCGCCACCCATGCGGGAGGAATGGCCCATCTCGTCGAGGAGAGCGAGAGGCTGGGCGTCGACGCGAAACTCCCGAGGCTGTTCATGTCGCTGGTGGACCGGGCGATCAGTGCCGGCCACGCAGGGGAGAGCTACCCGGCTCTGATCGAGCAGTTCGATCAGGGAGCGGGCATGACAGGCGACACGGATGGCCCGGGCGGCTGCGCCGCCGACCTGCCGGCGGCCTACATCTCGATGTGGAACGAGCGGAACCCGCGATCCAGACAGTCGATCGGTGCCGAGGTCTTCACCCCGGACGCGTACTACGTCGACCCCGATACCTCGGCCCAGGGCAGGAGGGCGATCGACACCTATGTCGCAGGCTGGCAGGAGCGGTTCCCCGGTTTCGTCTTCACCCTCGGCGAGGTGACCGGCCACCACGATGTCGCGCACTTCGGCTGGACCTTCGGGCCGCCTGGCGGGCCGCCGGCAGCCTCGGGCGTGGACGTACTGGTCATCGAGCAGGACCGAATCAGCAGGGTCTGCGGCTTCTTCGACTAGAAGCCGGGGGGACGAGAACGGCGTGGCCGGAGGGCCGGTCCCGGGTGTGTCCTCGGCGCCGCCTCGGCGGCGGGGACGCTTCCGAGGAGACGGGCGGGGTGTCCTCGGCCGGGTTCGGGGCGGGGTGAGGCGTTCGTCCCGCCTCTCGGCCCGCCCCCGTCAGACGGCGCTGTCCAAAGCTGTCCGCGCCCGGCGCCGCGCCCACCAGGCCAGGGCCGCCGTTCCGGCGAGCAGCCAAAGCGCAGCGGTCCACGGCTCGTCCAGTGCACCCGAAACGGTGGGCCAGGCGAGCGCCACCAGGCTCGCCGGCCCTGCGGCGTGCCAGAGCAGTATCTGCACCGGAGCGCTGTTGCCGAAGGGGGTGTCGTAGCCCACCGCGAGGTAGAGCGGCAGCGTCCCCCGGTACACGCTGACGAGTGCGGCGGCGACCGCTGCGAGGGCCAGGAGCACGGCGCGGACGGCGAGGTGGCCGTCCGTGTCCGACGCGACGGCCGCGGCGGTGCCGGACAGCGCGGTGATCGCCACGAGCAGCGCCGAAGGCACGAGCCCGTGCAGGAGACCCAGTGCGCCGGGTGTGCAGGGGAAGTACCGCGCCAACCGCGGATCGGTGGCCTCCGCCCGGGCGGCGCCCAGGAGCTGGGATGCGGCCGCGTAATGCAGTGCCGGAACCGCAGCGGTCAGCACGAGGCCGACCGTCGAGACCGGATCGGTCGGCGCGTGCGCCACCGCGACCGCGGCCGCGGACAGCAGGCAGGCGCGCAGCAAAGCGATCGGTGACCGGAGGGCGGCGAGTGCGTCGCGCCAGGGCACGGTCAGCCACGTGCGCCGCGGCGGGGGCAGGCGGATCCGGTAGCGGCTGCTGACGTGCGAACCCGCGAACGTCGTATGCAGCAGGTTCGGGTCGACGACCCAGAAACCGCTGCGCACGCCCATCGCCGCGGCGGCGTGGGCCTTGAGCTGGCGGCGGTGGGCACGACGCGGCAGGGTGCGCATCGACCAGACCAGCGTGCCGGCGACGAGCGCGGCCAGGAGCAGCAGCGCCGGCCAGGGCGCTGCGCTCCCCGACACGGCCGGGGGCGAAAACGCCTGGGACGCCCATCCCCAGGGGCCGGACCACAGGACGAGACCGGTTGCCGATGTCGGCCCCGGGCTCGCCCACGCCTGCACGCCGGCGCCGCAGAACAGCAGCAGCACCAGGTAGTAGAACGGGCGCAGCGCCGCGAGCGCACGCCGCCGACACACGGTGGCCGCCGCTCCCGATGTCGCGGTAAGCGCCCCGGTGAGTGCTCCGGCCAGCGCTGCCCGGGCCAGGGGCGCGACCGCGCCGTCCACAGGAGCGGGGACCGCGAACCGCCATAGCCCGATGATCGCTGCGAGTCCGAGTACTGCGCCGAGGGCGGTTCGCGCTGCGACCGTGCGCCACAGTGCCGGGCGCAGCACCGCCGACCGGTCGACGGGCTGTGTGAGAACCCAGTCGATGACGGCCGGCTCGATGCGCACGGCGCCCCGGACCGTGGCGTCGTAGACCGCGCTCCACAGCACGAGAAGAAGCGCGGCGGCGGCGAAGAACGGCAGGGCGAACACCGGATCCGCCGCCCGCTCCGGCGGGGCGGCGCCGGAGCGCAGCGTCTGATGAACGGCGGTGGCCAGGGGAACCGCGATCAGCGAGCCGCCGACGACCGCCAGGTATACCCGGTAAGCGATACCGCCGCTGCGCTCGGAGGGCCGGGCCGTGCGACGGCGCCGAAGCGTGCGGAGGACGGTTCTCGTGCGCCGGCGCCGTCCCGACGCCCGCTCCTTCGGACCGGCCTCCGGAATCCGGCTACTCACCGCCGGTCCCGCCGTCTCCGCGGGACCCGTCGCCGCTTCGCGGCTCCCCTTCGTCCAACTCGACGGTCCGGTCCGCCAGCCGATCCGCCAGGGAGCTCTGGTGCGTCGCCAACAGCACGACTCCGCCCTCGTCCTTGATGCGTTGCAGGGTGGCGCCCAGCCATGTCCGAGCGGGGCCGTCGAGATGGCTCTCCGGTTCGTCGAGGACGAATACGCGCGGCTGCGGCGGTAGCAGCATGGACGCGATCGCCAGCAACTGCCGCTGGCCGCGGCTCAGCGTCCGGGGATTGGCTCGGGCGTGGGCGTCGAGCCGGCACCGGGCGAGGGTCTCGGAGATCCGGGCGTCGCCGCCTCGGCCCAGACCATGCCCGGCCGCCACCAGTTCCAGGTGCTCACGCACGCTGAGGTCGGGAAAGTAGCTGAGCTCCTCAAGGACGAAAACGGCTCGCCGGAACTCGGGGTCGGTCGGGCGGGGCGGCGCCCCGAGTACGGAGACGCTCCCCGCCGTCGGTCGGTCCGTGCCGGAGGCGACGCGCAGCATCGTCGACTTCCCCGACCCGTTGGCGCCCACCAGTGCGACGCATTCGCCGGCGTCGGCACGGAGGTTCACCGGGCCTATGGCGTGGGCCGGACTGTACGCGCGCACGACGTCGTCGAAGAGCACCGCCGGTCGGTCGTGGGACGGCAATGGGGCGGATCCTTACTGGAACGGCGAGTGGGGCGCAGCGGGCCGGCCGGCGGGAGCGTCCGTGTTTCGTTCCGGCCCCGGCTTGCCGCGTCCATGCCGGGTCGGTGAAGCAGGCGCCGACCGATTATCCCCGATCCTCCCGACGGTGCCGGTGGCGCATCCGGCTCGACGGTCGGGGCGGACCTGTCTTGGCGGCGACGCCCACGCGGAGCGGCCGCATCACTCGCGGCCCCTCCGCGCAGCCGGTCCTGTGCAGCGCCGCCGAGGACCCGCCGCCACGTACGGCTCCACCCGCCGCCTCACTGAGCAGCGCGTTGAGGATCCGCGATTGCCGTGCCCCGGTATCCGATGGGCCCCTCGTTGTGCCGCTGGTAATAGCCGAGGAAGCCTCCGGCGCCCGGCTCGAACGCGACGGATCCCGAATTGCCCTGCTGGTCGCGCCAGGTGATCCGCTCCACCGGCGTTCCCGAGTCGTCGACGAGCAGCCGCAGCTCGCCGGAGCGGTGCCAGCCGCCGCCCCAGCCTTCTTCGGTGCGGAAACGGTGCAGCGCAGCGCTTCCGACACCGTCCTGCAACGCCCACCTCTCCGACAGCCGGCCGCGGTATTCGGTCAGGCCGCCGTGGGGATCGCGGTGGTAGCCGTGGAAGTCCTCCATCGCCGACTGGAAGCTCACCGCCGACTCCGAGCCGTCCGCGCTGCGCCAGGAGATCTGCGCGGGCAGTGACCGCTCTCCGCGGTCGACGTGGATCACCAACGACCCGGTCGACTGGGGTTCCCAGTCGGCGTCGCTGCCCTTCCTTCTTGTCGTGTAGCGCAACACCGACTGCTCGGCCGCCGCCGCGGCCATCGCCCGCTCCGACCGGCCGCGCTCATATACCGGATCGAGGGTGATGCGGTACAACCACAGCTCCGTGCGGGACTCGAGGCTGCTGCGGACCTCCAATCGGTTGGTGCTGCGCCGCAACCATCGTCCGGGGACGGCGAACACGCAGGTCTGCGGCAGGTCACCGCCACCGGGAACGGTGAGGTGGGACGTGATCGGCTCGCCGTTGACGAGGACGGTCATCGGTGCGTGTCCAGGCGACGGTCCGGCCTTGGACACGAGCGCGGTCACCTTGAGAGTCACCTCCCCGATGTCGGCGCAGCCGTCGTCGTCTTCGTCCGCGTCCGCGTCCGCCGTGAAGGACAGCGCGACGTCCCCTCCCGCATCGAGTGCGAGGTGGTTCTGCCGGAACGTGCAGCGGCGGTACTGCACAGCGGCGTTGCCCAGGTGCGGTTCATCGACGGAGAAATCGGCGAACGTGGGTTCCAATGGGGCTCCCGGGGGGGTGTGAGAGGGCCGCCGCTCCGACGTGGAGCCGACGGCTGAGGGGGTGAGGACGCGCGGAATGTATCGAGCCGGTCCGACAAGCAGCACGCGGTCAGCGCGGTGCTCGACGACTACATCCCCCTTGCCGACGGCGATCCGTCGTCTCTCCAGCGCAGAGCCGCGCTGTGCGCTCGGTGCGTGGGGTGTTCGCGCACGCGTCGCGACCGGACTCCGGAGAGCACTCCGGACGTTCCGCGGTTTTCGGTGGTGGCGGGTGCCGCTTCCGCGTGCGGCGTGCGCTCGGCGGCAAGCCGGCCCACGCGCTTCGCGCATCGGCCCCAGTGCCGCGACTCTTGTGCGGCGTCGCGCGTGGTTTGCGAGGGTGCCTTCGTGTCCGCGGGGGGGGATCAGCGAACTCCCACCACCGATTTCAGGAGACGGGGGAACGAGACCGCATCCTCGGGGTAGCGGAATTGTCACCATAAGTGTTCTTATGGTCTCCACCGACCTGACAGGGACTCTTCATGCCCCGCCATCCCCTCTGGCGCGGTTCCGCCCCTCGTGGCCCCTTCCGCGTGGGTGCTTCAGCTGCGCGTCGCGCTGCTCTGGTCGGCGCGGCCACCGACGGCCGTCGACAGCTGCCGAACTCCCGCGGGGCCGCTCGCGCGGCCGGTTCCGGACGCAGGGTCCCGCGGTCGCGGTGCGATCCCCCATCGGCGCGGAGCTTGCCGTGCTCGGCCTGACGAGCGCCGCCGAAGCCGCCGCGCCGGCGACGAGAGGAGAACATCCCCCATGTCCCGCGAAACCGCCACCGACAGACCCGCACCGGACGCGCCGGCGCCGGAACCCTCCGGCCGCCGCCGGGCGTGGGCGGCACTGCGCCCGCTGGTGCTGCGCCTGCACTTCTACGCCGGGGTGTTCGTCGCCCCCTTCATCCTGGTCGCCGCCGTCTCCGGGCTGCTGTACGTGTGGACGCCCCAGATCGAAGAGGCGGTCTTCGCCGATCAGCTGCGTGTGGAGCCCGCCGGGACGTCCCTGCGGCTGAGTGAGCAGGTGCGGATCGCCGAGGAGGAACTTCCGGACGCGGAACTCGACGCGGTCCGCCCGGCCACCACGGACGAGGACTCCACCCGGGTACTGTTCGACGTCCCCCGGTTCGAGGGCAGCCACCGGATGACCGTGTTCGTCGACCCCCACGGCGGCGAGGTGCTCGGTGTGATGGAGACCTACGGCACCAGCGGCGCCCTCCCGGTGGCCACCTGGATCGACACGCTGCACCGCAGCCTGCATCTGGGCGACGTGGGACGCCTGTACAGCGAACTGGCGGCGAGCTGGATGTGGCTGGTCGCGCTGGGCGGCGTCGGGCTGTGGGTGTCGCGCAAGCGGAGCTCGGGCTCGTCCCGAGAGTCGGACTCCTCGCGCTCCTCGCGCTCCTCGCGCTCCTCGCGCTCCTCGGGCGGCCGGGCGCGCCGGTTGCTGCTGCCCGGGGCGGGGACCTCGCGGGGGCGCATGCGGTCGATGTCGGTGCACGGCGCCACCGGCCTGTGGCTCGCCGTGGGGCTGCTGTTCCTGTCGGCGACCGGGATGACGTGGTCGCAGTACGCCGGCGCCAACATCAGCGAGTTGCGGGAGCGGCTGTCCTGGAGCACCCCGGCCGTCTCCACACAGGCGCCGACGGACCCGTCCGGTCCGCAGGACGCGGCGGATCCGGGCTCCGGCGCCGGGGTCGACGCGGTGCTGGACAGCGCGCGCGAGGCCGGGTTGGACGGTCCCGTCGAGGTGGTCGTGCCCGACAGCGCCACCCCGGTCTACGTGGTGGACCAGGTCGACCGCAGCTGGCCCACACGCGTGGACTCGGCCGCCGTCTCGGCGGAGACCGGGGAGGTCACCGACGTCGTCCGCTTCGAGAACTATCCGCTGATGGCCAAGTTCAGCCGGTGGGGCATCGACGCCCACATGGGCGTGCTCTTCGGCGTAGCCAACCAGCTTGTGCTGACGGCGCTGGCCGGCGGGCTGATCACCGTGGTGGCCATGGGCTACCGCATGTGGTGGCAGCGGCGGCCCGCCCGGGCGGGCGCTGCGGCGGTGGGGCGCCCGTACCCGCGCGGCTCCTTCCTGGCCCTGCCCGTGCCCTACAAGGTCGCGGTCGCGGCTGTGCTGGCGGTGGTCGGCGTGGCCGTGCCCCTGTTGGGCGCGTCGCTGCTGCTGTTCCTCGTCGTGGACGCCCTCCTGGGGTGGCGGGCGCGCCGGAAGGGCCGGGATCCGCGCGCAGCGGGACCGGACGCGCCGCGTGCGGCCCCCGAGGGGCGGCGGGCGGCCGCGGATCCGGCGGCGTCCGACCCCGGATCCGCGCGGCGGTGACCCGCGGGGCGGGAGCGGAGCGACCGGCCCGCGGCCGCTGCACGCCGCGGAGCCGGCGCCCCCGTCCGCTTCCGCGGCCGCCGCGGCCGCTCGCGGAAAAACCCGCTGCGGTCTCCGGGCGCACGCGCTAGCATCCCGGCATGTACTTCCGCCAGATCTACGAGTGAGGGAAGCGGCGCGCATCGCAGGCGCGGCGGCGCAGCCCGCAGGCTGCGCCCGTCGGCGGCACGGTGTCGACGCGTCCCACCCCCAGTAGCCGGCCCCGCAGCCCCCTCGGATCCGAAGGACGTACCCATGCCCCAGCGCGCCCATATCGCCGTGGTCGGCGTGCCCGCCGTCAGCCACGTTCTGCCCGGTCTGGAGATCGTCCGCGAGCTGGTGCGGCGCGGCCACCGCGTCACCTACGCCGACGATCCCGTGGTGGCCGACCTGATCACCGGTGTCGGCGCCGAACTGGTCCCGTTCACCACCACCCTGCCGCTCGACGACGCGGAGTGGCCGGACGACCCCGTCACGGGGATGGACATCTTCCTCGACGACGCCATCAGCAGCCTGCCCGTCATCCGCGCCGCCTACGAGAACGACCGCCCGGACGTGTTCCTCTACGACATCGGCGGCTACTCCGCCCGGGTGCTGGGGATCGACTGGGACATTCCCGCCGTGCAGCTCTCACCTTCCTATGTCGCGTGGGCCGGCTACGAGGACGACGTCCTGCCGTGGTTGCGCGCGCAGCCGGGCGCCGAGGAGCACTTCGCGAAGTTCGAATCCTGGCTGGCGGAGAACGGCGTGCACGGGCTGGATCCCACCTCGTTCGCCGGCAGGCCGGATCGGGCGCTGGCGCTGGTCCCGCGCGCGATGCAGCCCCACGCCGACACCGTCGCCGACACCGTCACGTTCGTCGGCCCCTGCTTCGGCGACCGCACCGACCAGGGATCCTGGAACCGTCCCGAGGATGCGGAGAAGGTGCTGCTGGTCTCACTGGGGTCGGCCTATACCAACCGGCCCGAGTTCTACCGCCGGTGTCTGCAGGCTTTCGGGAACCTTCCGGGCTGGCACGTGGTGCTCCAGATCGGAACGTATGTCGACCCCGCGGAGCTGGGCGAGATCCCGGGCAACGTGGAGGTCCGCTCCTGGGTGCCGCAGCTGGCCGTGCTGCACGAGGCCGATGCGTTCGTCACCCACGCCGGGATGGGCGGAGCAGGCGAGGGCCTGTACACCGGGACTCCGATGATCGCGGTGCCGCAGGCCGTCGACCAGTTCGACAACGCCGACCGGCTCCAGGAACTCGGTGTGGCACGCCGCATCGACACCGACGACGCCGCTCCCGAGGCGCTGCGCTCCGCGCTGCTGGAACTGACCGCCGACCCCGAGGTCGCCCGGCGCCTGACCGGCTTCAGCGCGGGTCTCCAGGCCGGGGGCACCGCTTATGCGGCCGACCTCATCGAGGCGGAGGTGCCGGGTCTTCAGCGGTGACGGGGTTCTGGGCCGGCTGCGGGGGTGACTCGGGCGGACTCGTGCGGCGCCGGGGTGTCGGGACTGCAGGAATCGTGCGGCGCCGGAGCACGGCCGCGTCGCCTGAGCCCTCGTGTTCAGGACGGGCTCGCGTGCTCCGGGAGGTCGCCCGCGAGGTAGTGCTGGAGGTTGGGCGCCAGCAGCGCCACGAGGTCGTCGAAGGCGAGTGAGGCCATGGGGTCGACGCGTACCACGTGCCGGGCCATGGCCACCCCGACGAGGTGGGTGGCCGCCAGCTCGGCGCGCAGCCGGGGCCGGTCCGCACCGAGTGCCGAAGCCACCTGTTCGACGATGCGGGTCTGCAGGAAGTCCCGCATCAGCCCGGTGGCCTGGTCGCTGGTCAGGGCGGTGCGCATCATCGCCATCAGCGCGGGGCCGGTCTCCGGGTCTTCCCAGAGCCCCAGGTAGATGCGGACGAAGTGCTCTCCCAGGTCGCCGGGGTCGCAGTCGGGGAGCAGCTGGAGGCGGGACAGTACTGCTTCGGGAAGGTACAGCGTGGCGGCGAAGAGCCGGTCCTTCGTGCCGTAGAAATGCCGCACCAGGGCGGGGTCGACGCCGGCGTCGGCGGCGATGCCGCGGAAGGTGGCGCCCGCGTAGCCCTTGGCGGCGAACTGC contains:
- a CDS encoding MerR family transcriptional regulator; protein product: MHIGELSRQTEANAHQLRYYEAQGLLEPDRTAAGYRVYGQADVVKVKQIRHLLDAGLSTDDIAYLLPCATGETPDLVGCPELLAAMRTRLSRLDERVDTLTRSREALARYIDEAARIGGETYGPFGTTAPEPTPA
- a CDS encoding imine reductase family protein, coding for MTSQPDSDVTIIGLGLMGRALAGALLKAGNRVTVWNRTAAKAEGLLAQGALLADSAGNAVKASPVTIACVSDYRALQQAFTPDSAELDGRLLVNLASGDSAQAREMARWAERRGARYLDGAIMAVPATVGTAEAVILLSGPKTAVDRQRAVLDTLGTATYLGADHGLSALYDAAGLSMMWGVLNAWLHGVALLATADIAAAAYTPFAVQMAHGTVGWLAGYADQVDSGTYPPDDATLATHAGGMAHLVEESERLGVDAKLPRLFMSLVDRAISAGHAGESYPALIEQFDQGAGMTGDTDGPGGCAADLPAAYISMWNERNPRSRQSIGAEVFTPDAYYVDPDTSAQGRRAIDTYVAGWQERFPGFVFTLGEVTGHHDVAHFGWTFGPPGGPPAASGVDVLVIEQDRISRVCGFFD
- a CDS encoding DUF6297 family protein; this encodes MSSRIPEAGPKERASGRRRRTRTVLRTLRRRRTARPSERSGGIAYRVYLAVVGGSLIAVPLATAVHQTLRSGAAPPERAADPVFALPFFAAAALLLVLWSAVYDATVRGAVRIEPAVIDWVLTQPVDRSAVLRPALWRTVAARTALGAVLGLAAIIGLWRFAVPAPVDGAVAPLARAALAGALTGALTATSGAAATVCRRRALAALRPFYYLVLLLFCGAGVQAWASPGPTSATGLVLWSGPWGWASQAFSPPAVSGSAAPWPALLLLAALVAGTLVWSMRTLPRRAHRRQLKAHAAAAMGVRSGFWVVDPNLLHTTFAGSHVSSRYRIRLPPPRRTWLTVPWRDALAALRSPIALLRACLLSAAAVAVAHAPTDPVSTVGLVLTAAVPALHYAAASQLLGAARAEATDPRLARYFPCTPGALGLLHGLVPSALLVAITALSGTAAAVASDTDGHLAVRAVLLALAAVAAALVSVYRGTLPLYLAVGYDTPFGNSAPVQILLWHAAGPASLVALAWPTVSGALDEPWTAALWLLAGTAALAWWARRRARTALDSAV
- a CDS encoding ABC transporter ATP-binding protein; its protein translation is MPSHDRPAVLFDDVVRAYSPAHAIGPVNLRADAGECVALVGANGSGKSTMLRVASGTDRPTAGSVSVLGAPPRPTDPEFRRAVFVLEELSYFPDLSVREHLELVAAGHGLGRGGDARISETLARCRLDAHARANPRTLSRGQRQLLAIASMLLPPQPRVFVLDEPESHLDGPARTWLGATLQRIKDEGGVVLLATHQSSLADRLADRTVELDEGEPRSGDGSRGDGGTGGE
- a CDS encoding PepSY-associated TM helix domain-containing protein — its product is MSRETATDRPAPDAPAPEPSGRRRAWAALRPLVLRLHFYAGVFVAPFILVAAVSGLLYVWTPQIEEAVFADQLRVEPAGTSLRLSEQVRIAEEELPDAELDAVRPATTDEDSTRVLFDVPRFEGSHRMTVFVDPHGGEVLGVMETYGTSGALPVATWIDTLHRSLHLGDVGRLYSELAASWMWLVALGGVGLWVSRKRSSGSSRESDSSRSSRSSRSSRSSGGRARRLLLPGAGTSRGRMRSMSVHGATGLWLAVGLLFLSATGMTWSQYAGANISELRERLSWSTPAVSTQAPTDPSGPQDAADPGSGAGVDAVLDSAREAGLDGPVEVVVPDSATPVYVVDQVDRSWPTRVDSAAVSAETGEVTDVVRFENYPLMAKFSRWGIDAHMGVLFGVANQLVLTALAGGLITVVAMGYRMWWQRRPARAGAAAVGRPYPRGSFLALPVPYKVAVAAVLAVVGVAVPLLGASLLLFLVVDALLGWRARRKGRDPRAAGPDAPRAAPEGRRAAADPAASDPGSARR
- a CDS encoding macrolide family glycosyltransferase — protein: MPQRAHIAVVGVPAVSHVLPGLEIVRELVRRGHRVTYADDPVVADLITGVGAELVPFTTTLPLDDAEWPDDPVTGMDIFLDDAISSLPVIRAAYENDRPDVFLYDIGGYSARVLGIDWDIPAVQLSPSYVAWAGYEDDVLPWLRAQPGAEEHFAKFESWLAENGVHGLDPTSFAGRPDRALALVPRAMQPHADTVADTVTFVGPCFGDRTDQGSWNRPEDAEKVLLVSLGSAYTNRPEFYRRCLQAFGNLPGWHVVLQIGTYVDPAELGEIPGNVEVRSWVPQLAVLHEADAFVTHAGMGGAGEGLYTGTPMIAVPQAVDQFDNADRLQELGVARRIDTDDAAPEALRSALLELTADPEVARRLTGFSAGLQAGGTAYAADLIEAEVPGLQR
- a CDS encoding TetR/AcrR family transcriptional regulator translates to MELSGGGAMAAEDTDEADRRPGGRRPGRSGTKDAILVAAREQFAAKGYAGATFRGIAADAGVDPALVRHFYGTKDRLFAATLYLPEAVLSRLQLLPDCDPGDLGEHFVRIYLGLWEDPETGPALMAMMRTALTSDQATGLMRDFLQTRIVEQVASALGADRPRLRAELAATHLVGVAMARHVVRVDPMASLAFDDLVALLAPNLQHYLAGDLPEHASPS